A genomic segment from Tuwongella immobilis encodes:
- a CDS encoding alkaline phosphatase family protein, with product MAAPLILINAVGLTPRLLRLAPRLSALAASQRLTTLVETLPAVTCTAQATILTGKTPAEHGIVANGWLFRDTMEVRFWQQSNRLIQAEPVYVTAKRRAQERGRSFKTAKLFWWFNQGADVEFSVTPKPYYGIDGNKVFGISGSPEGYSEALEAKLGKFPFHTFWGPMAGIPCTQWIARCAAAVVEQDRPDLTLVYLPHLDYDPQRFGPSGCNLEKSVRELDDACAPLLDTAQRLGAQVWVVSEYGHCDVDLPIYLNRVLRSAGLLTTRDGPFGETVDLYQSRAFAICDHQLAHVMVPNPVDLPRVRDLLLPIPGVAQVLVGEERAAIHLDHPRSGEIIALSQPNAWFAYPYWLDDARAPDFAHCVAIHHKPGFDPCEMFYDPKFRFPKLHAIRRLVQKKLGFRMAMDVVPLDAKIVRGSHGLAASDPLDRPLLIGTAPVPAHDPVTSTGCPMTAVHDLILHALDLA from the coding sequence ATGGCGGCACCGCTGATTCTCATCAATGCCGTGGGGCTCACGCCGCGATTGCTGCGGCTGGCCCCGCGTCTGTCCGCACTGGCGGCTTCGCAGCGGCTGACCACCTTGGTCGAGACGTTGCCCGCCGTCACCTGCACCGCCCAAGCGACGATTCTCACCGGCAAAACCCCTGCCGAGCATGGAATCGTCGCCAATGGTTGGCTGTTCCGCGACACGATGGAAGTTCGCTTCTGGCAACAATCGAATCGGCTCATCCAAGCCGAGCCGGTCTACGTCACCGCCAAGCGACGCGCCCAAGAACGCGGCCGCAGTTTCAAGACCGCCAAGTTATTTTGGTGGTTCAATCAGGGGGCCGATGTCGAGTTCAGCGTCACGCCCAAGCCGTATTACGGCATTGATGGCAACAAAGTCTTTGGAATCTCGGGTTCCCCCGAAGGCTACTCCGAAGCGTTGGAAGCGAAACTCGGCAAATTTCCGTTCCACACCTTCTGGGGTCCGATGGCGGGCATTCCCTGCACGCAATGGATCGCCCGCTGCGCGGCGGCTGTCGTGGAGCAGGATCGGCCCGATCTCACGCTCGTCTATTTGCCGCACCTGGATTATGATCCTCAGCGATTCGGCCCGTCTGGCTGCAATCTCGAAAAATCCGTGCGGGAATTAGACGACGCCTGTGCCCCACTCCTGGACACCGCCCAACGACTCGGTGCCCAAGTCTGGGTGGTCAGCGAATACGGCCATTGCGATGTCGATCTGCCGATCTATCTCAATCGCGTGCTGCGATCCGCTGGCTTGCTGACAACGCGCGACGGTCCGTTTGGCGAAACCGTCGATCTGTACCAAAGCCGCGCCTTCGCCATCTGCGATCATCAGCTCGCCCATGTGATGGTGCCCAATCCGGTGGATCTTCCCCGCGTGCGTGACCTGCTGCTGCCGATTCCCGGCGTCGCGCAAGTGCTTGTGGGTGAAGAACGTGCGGCAATCCATCTGGATCACCCTCGCTCCGGCGAAATCATCGCCCTCAGTCAACCCAATGCCTGGTTCGCGTATCCGTATTGGCTGGATGATGCCCGTGCCCCCGATTTCGCACACTGTGTCGCCATCCACCACAAACCGGGCTTCGACCCCTGCGAAATGTTCTACGATCCGAAGTTTCGATTCCCGAAACTCCATGCCATCCGCCGACTCGTGCAAAAGAAACTCGGCTTCCGCATGGCGATGGATGTTGTGCCGTTGGATGCCAAAATCGTCCGCGGCAGCCATGGACTGGCCGCCAGCGATCCCCTCGATCGCCCCCTGCTGATTGGCACTGCCCCCGTTCCTGCTCATGACCCCGTCACCAGCACCGGATGCCCCATGACCGCTGTGCATGACCTGATTCTGCACGCTCTGGACCTGGCTTGA
- a CDS encoding LL-diaminopimelate aminotransferase, translating to MATTDADPWFQTLFADRMGGANYGKGTEIYKFEKIKRAKRAALAAYPDRQLLDFGIGENDDMAPAQVREALKREVDRLENRGYADNGIQAYKDAVAEFMQREFQVSLNPTTEIVHAIGSKPAYAMMPAVFVNPGDVTLMTVPGYPVAGTHTRYYGGEVHRLPLLAENGFFPDLKGIPADIRKRAKLLVLNYPNSPTGKVATRDFYKQAIEFAHENQVIIVQDAAHIMLSYDDQPLSFLQVDGAKDVGVEVHSMSKGFNMIGWRLGWVCGHAKIVQAFADVKDNSDSGQFMAIQHAAAAALRDPQIPLQVRAKYKRRLAKLVAALKQVGFEASMPGGTYFLYVKSPVAAGDRSFANAEAASQFLITEQSVCCVPWDDAGPFLRFSVTYMAATEAEEDALMAETVSRLGKLQLRFA from the coding sequence ATGGCCACGACCGACGCCGATCCCTGGTTTCAGACTCTCTTTGCCGACCGCATGGGCGGAGCCAATTACGGCAAAGGCACGGAAATTTACAAATTCGAGAAGATCAAACGGGCCAAACGCGCCGCTCTGGCCGCTTACCCCGATCGCCAGCTTCTCGATTTCGGCATCGGCGAAAATGACGACATGGCCCCGGCCCAAGTCCGCGAAGCGCTGAAGCGCGAAGTGGATCGGCTGGAGAATCGGGGCTATGCCGATAACGGCATTCAAGCATACAAGGATGCCGTCGCGGAATTCATGCAACGCGAATTCCAAGTGTCGCTGAATCCGACCACGGAAATCGTCCACGCCATTGGCTCGAAGCCCGCGTATGCGATGATGCCGGCGGTGTTCGTCAATCCCGGCGATGTCACGCTGATGACCGTTCCCGGCTACCCGGTGGCGGGCACGCACACCCGCTATTACGGCGGCGAAGTGCATCGCTTGCCCCTGCTGGCGGAAAACGGCTTCTTCCCCGATCTGAAGGGGATTCCCGCCGACATTCGCAAGCGGGCCAAGCTGCTGGTGCTCAACTACCCCAACAGCCCCACCGGCAAAGTCGCCACCCGCGATTTCTACAAGCAAGCCATCGAATTTGCCCACGAAAATCAGGTCATCATCGTCCAAGACGCGGCTCACATCATGCTGAGCTACGATGACCAACCGCTGAGCTTCTTGCAAGTGGACGGCGCGAAGGACGTGGGCGTGGAAGTGCATTCCATGTCCAAGGGCTTCAATATGATCGGCTGGCGACTCGGTTGGGTCTGCGGCCATGCCAAGATCGTACAAGCCTTTGCGGATGTCAAAGACAACAGCGATTCCGGCCAATTCATGGCGATTCAACACGCGGCTGCCGCAGCGCTGCGCGACCCGCAGATTCCGCTGCAAGTGCGTGCGAAGTACAAGCGCCGCCTGGCCAAACTCGTCGCGGCCCTCAAGCAGGTCGGCTTCGAAGCGAGCATGCCTGGTGGCACCTATTTCTTATATGTGAAATCGCCGGTTGCCGCCGGAGATCGCAGCTTCGCCAACGCAGAAGCCGCTTCGCAATTCCTCATCACGGAACAGTCGGTCTGCTGCGTCCCCTGGGATGATGCTGGCCCGTTCCTGCGATTCTCCGTGACCTACATGGCCGCCACGGAAGCCGAGGAAGATGCCTTGATGGCCGAAACCGTCAGCCGATTGGGCAAACTGCAACTTCGCTTCGCGTGA
- a CDS encoding PQQ-binding-like beta-propeller repeat protein: protein MTQVTRRSMLKTMAAAWTFPTLAGVTTVAAADAPLATWPQWRGPTRDGIVPGNTWPKTIDDSNFQQIWRVDNLGPSYSGTIVATDRVFTTATVDKKTEVVSAYSRKDGKLLWQSSWEGAMTVPFFAAANGSWIRATPTYDGESLFVGGIRDVLVCVNAADGKERWRVDFVKELKSTLPAFGMVCSPLVDETAVYVQAGGGFLKLDKKTGKVLWNVLPEKDAMMGSAFSSPTFATVAGQPQILVQTRSKLAGVTKDDGKVLWTRDIPSFRGMNILTPTAKDDVLFTSAYGSKSFGFNLDKVGESFSLADRWTTNREGYMSTPVVVNGHIYLHLRNQRVACLELATGKECWVTEKAYGKYWSMVAQGDKILALDERGILFLLKADPKEFTVISEKKLPNPETWAHLAVAGDELFIRDLVGLTAYRWK, encoded by the coding sequence ATGACGCAGGTTACTCGCCGGTCGATGCTGAAAACGATGGCTGCAGCGTGGACATTTCCCACGCTCGCGGGTGTTACGACGGTTGCTGCCGCAGATGCTCCGCTGGCCACTTGGCCGCAATGGCGTGGCCCCACTCGCGATGGCATCGTGCCGGGCAACACGTGGCCCAAGACCATCGACGACAGCAATTTTCAGCAAATTTGGCGAGTCGATAACCTTGGCCCCAGCTATTCCGGCACCATCGTTGCCACCGATCGCGTCTTCACTACTGCGACCGTTGATAAGAAAACCGAAGTCGTCTCCGCCTATTCACGCAAAGACGGCAAACTGCTGTGGCAATCGTCGTGGGAAGGCGCGATGACCGTGCCGTTCTTCGCGGCGGCCAACGGCAGTTGGATTCGGGCCACCCCCACTTACGATGGCGAATCGCTGTTCGTGGGCGGCATCCGCGATGTGCTCGTCTGCGTGAATGCCGCCGATGGCAAAGAACGCTGGCGGGTCGATTTCGTCAAGGAATTGAAATCGACGCTTCCGGCATTCGGAATGGTCTGTTCGCCGCTGGTGGACGAAACGGCCGTTTATGTGCAAGCCGGCGGTGGCTTCTTGAAATTGGATAAGAAAACCGGCAAAGTGCTGTGGAATGTCCTGCCGGAAAAAGATGCGATGATGGGCAGTGCATTTTCGTCGCCCACGTTCGCCACAGTGGCCGGTCAGCCGCAAATTCTGGTGCAAACGCGCTCGAAACTCGCCGGGGTCACCAAAGACGACGGCAAAGTGCTGTGGACCCGCGATATTCCGTCGTTCCGCGGCATGAACATCCTCACGCCGACGGCCAAAGACGATGTGCTGTTCACGAGTGCGTATGGCTCGAAATCGTTCGGATTTAATCTCGACAAGGTCGGGGAATCGTTCAGCTTGGCGGATCGCTGGACGACCAATCGCGAAGGCTACATGAGCACCCCAGTGGTGGTCAACGGCCATATCTATCTGCATCTGCGGAATCAGCGGGTCGCCTGCTTGGAATTGGCCACCGGCAAAGAATGCTGGGTCACCGAAAAGGCATACGGAAAATACTGGTCGATGGTTGCCCAGGGTGACAAGATTTTGGCGTTGGATGAACGCGGGATTTTGTTCCTGTTGAAGGCCGACCCGAAGGAATTTACCGTCATTTCCGAAAAGAAGCTGCCCAATCCCGAGACATGGGCCCATCTCGCGGTTGCGGGCGATGAACTCTTCATCCGGGATCTGGTTGGTTTGACGGCGTATCGCTGGAAATAA